In the genome of Rhodoferax fermentans, one region contains:
- the rnhB gene encoding ribonuclease HII: MQQVALQWEAQGLVAGVDEAGRGPLAGPVMAAAVILDDQHPITGLADSKQLTALKRDQLFDEIRAKALCFAVAQATVEEIDQLNILQATLLAMRRAVLGLRLPPKLVLVDGNRLPVLPMRCEAIVKGDALIAAISAASILAKVTRDRWCDEVEIRYPAYGFAQHKGYGTAQHLAALQTHGACPLHRKSFAPVREVLDAGAGRLDVRVAHRRHLDPLEPLATDALL; this comes from the coding sequence ATGCAACAAGTTGCTCTGCAGTGGGAAGCGCAGGGGCTGGTCGCCGGGGTGGACGAGGCGGGTCGTGGTCCTCTGGCTGGGCCAGTGATGGCCGCCGCCGTGATTTTGGACGATCAACATCCAATCACCGGGCTGGCCGACTCCAAACAACTCACCGCACTCAAACGAGACCAGCTGTTTGATGAGATTCGTGCCAAGGCCCTGTGTTTTGCCGTGGCCCAGGCCACAGTGGAAGAGATCGACCAGCTCAACATCCTGCAGGCCACGCTGCTGGCCATGCGCCGCGCGGTGCTGGGCTTGCGTCTGCCACCCAAACTGGTGTTGGTCGATGGCAACCGCCTGCCGGTGCTGCCGATGCGTTGTGAAGCCATCGTCAAGGGTGACGCGCTGATTGCCGCGATTTCGGCGGCCTCGATTCTGGCCAAGGTGACACGTGACCGCTGGTGTGACGAGGTAGAGATTCGTTACCCGGCTTACGGTTTTGCCCAACACAAAGGCTATGGCACGGCGCAGCACCTGGCAGCCTTGCAAACCCACGGTGCCTGCCCCTTACACCGCAAGAGTTTTGCTCCGGTGCGTGAGGTGTTGGACGCTGGGGCAGGGCGTCTCGACGTGCGGGTGGCCCACCGCCGCCATCTTGATCCGCTTGAACCCTTGGCCACGGATGCTTTGTTGTGA
- the lpxB gene encoding lipid-A-disaccharide synthase: MNNAALVAGETSGDLLAGLLLDGLRARWPDLHSMGIGGPQMAQRGFEAWWPHDKLSVHGFGWEVLRRYREIVGIRKQLKQRLLAQPPDVFIGVDAPDFNLDLEADLRAQGIKTVHFVCPSVWAWRPERLEKIKRSVDHVLCIFPFEPELLASHGIAATYVGHPLAQVIPMQPDRAQARAKLGLAAEGRVVAILPGSRESEVRHLVDVFFQAAVLIKKAQPATQFVVPAIPALQQRIEAAAAASGLGQALKVVRGQSHAVLAACDVTLIASGTATLEAALFKRPMVIAYRMGALSWQIMRRKKLQPWVGLPNILCREFVVPELLQDDTTPQALAKEVLTWLDAVAHAPETIQRLENRFSALHAELQRDTPTLAAHAIASIL; this comes from the coding sequence ATGAACAACGCGGCGCTGGTGGCGGGTGAAACCTCTGGCGACCTGCTGGCGGGTTTGTTGCTGGACGGCCTGCGCGCGCGTTGGCCCGATTTACACAGCATGGGTATTGGTGGCCCGCAGATGGCGCAGCGTGGGTTTGAGGCCTGGTGGCCACACGACAAACTGTCGGTGCACGGTTTTGGCTGGGAGGTGTTGCGCCGGTACCGCGAGATCGTTGGCATCCGCAAACAGCTCAAACAGCGTCTGCTGGCCCAGCCGCCGGATGTGTTCATCGGTGTCGACGCCCCCGATTTCAATCTGGACCTGGAGGCTGACCTGCGCGCACAAGGCATCAAGACGGTGCATTTTGTCTGCCCCTCAGTTTGGGCCTGGCGGCCTGAGCGGCTGGAAAAGATCAAACGCAGCGTTGACCACGTCTTGTGCATTTTCCCGTTCGAGCCTGAATTGCTGGCCAGCCACGGTATCGCCGCCACCTATGTCGGCCATCCGCTGGCCCAGGTGATTCCGATGCAGCCAGATCGTGCGCAAGCCCGCGCCAAGCTCGGGCTGGCAGCTGAGGGCAGGGTGGTGGCGATTCTGCCGGGCAGCCGTGAGTCCGAAGTGCGCCATCTGGTGGATGTGTTCTTTCAGGCTGCAGTCCTTATTAAAAAAGCGCAACCAGCTACACAATTTGTAGTGCCTGCGATACCCGCCTTGCAACAACGCATCGAAGCCGCCGCAGCGGCCAGTGGGTTGGGCCAGGCCTTGAAAGTGGTGCGAGGGCAGTCTCACGCGGTGTTGGCCGCCTGTGATGTCACCTTGATCGCCAGCGGCACCGCCACGCTGGAAGCGGCCTTGTTCAAGCGCCCGATGGTGATTGCTTATCGCATGGGGGCGCTGTCCTGGCAGATCATGCGGCGCAAGAAGTTGCAGCCTTGGGTCGGACTGCCCAACATCCTGTGTCGCGAGTTTGTGGTGCCTGAGTTGCTGCAGGACGACACCACACCGCAGGCCTTGGCCAAAGAAGTTTTGACCTGGCTGGACGCCGTAGCCCATGCGCCTGAGACAATCCAGCGCCTTGAAAACCGCTTTAGCGCGCTGCATGCCGAGTTGCAGCGCGACACACCCACGCTTGCCGCCCATGCCATCGCCAGCATCCTCTAA
- the leuE gene encoding leucine efflux protein LeuE → MSFYGVTDLWTYVVGAFGIILLPGPNSLYVLSVATARGVRAGYQGALGVFVGDTVLLICTALGAASLLRTHPALFLVVKYAGAAYLFWVGLNLMWGALKGLRANKDVVQATVSASAPATAATAAHLQQPFRRALVISLLNPKAILFLLSFFVQFIDPTYAQPEVPFLILSAILMSFSAAYLTALIFAGARLAQTFRQRKRLSSGLSSLVGALFVWFGSKLATASLN, encoded by the coding sequence GTGAGTTTCTACGGCGTCACCGACCTGTGGACCTACGTGGTGGGGGCGTTTGGCATCATCCTGCTGCCTGGGCCTAACTCGCTGTATGTGTTGTCGGTGGCCACCGCGCGCGGCGTGCGTGCCGGTTACCAGGGGGCCTTGGGTGTGTTTGTCGGTGACACGGTGTTATTGATCTGTACCGCACTGGGTGCGGCCAGTTTACTGCGCACCCACCCGGCGCTGTTCTTGGTGGTCAAGTACGCTGGTGCGGCCTACCTGTTCTGGGTCGGGCTGAACCTGATGTGGGGTGCGCTCAAAGGGTTGCGGGCAAACAAGGACGTGGTGCAGGCCACGGTCTCAGCCTCTGCGCCTGCCACGGCGGCCACCGCAGCCCATCTGCAGCAGCCGTTTCGTCGGGCGCTGGTCATCAGCCTGCTCAACCCGAAGGCGATTTTGTTTTTGCTCTCATTTTTTGTGCAGTTCATTGACCCCACGTACGCCCAGCCTGAGGTGCCGTTCCTGATTTTGAGCGCCATCCTGATGAGTTTCAGCGCCGCTTACCTGACGGCGCTGATTTTTGCCGGTGCCCGCCTGGCACAGACTTTTCGGCAGCGCAAGCGCCTGTCGTCTGGCCTGTCGAGTCTGGTGGGGGCTTTGTTTGTCTGGTTTGGTAGCAAGCTGGCGACCGCCAGTCTCAATTAA
- the lpxA gene encoding acyl-ACP--UDP-N-acetylglucosamine O-acyltransferase, whose protein sequence is MTTIHATAIVDSAAELDSSVSVGPYSVIGPHVKIAAGTTVGPHVVIEGHTTIGRDNRIFQFASLGAIPQDKKYAGEPCELVIGDRNTIREFCTFNIGSPGDLGVTRVGDDNWLMAYVHLAHDCQVGNNTIFANNTQLAGHVHVGDWAIFGGFTVVHQFVRIGAHSMTAMCTLLFADLPPFVMCQGQPAAARSMNFEGLRRRGFSPDRISAVKAMHKALYRDDLTLQVAMERITGLSENHPEALSDVEMMLSFLKQSSPQRGIVR, encoded by the coding sequence ATGACCACCATCCACGCCACCGCCATTGTGGACTCGGCGGCCGAGCTTGACAGCTCGGTCAGTGTCGGGCCTTACAGCGTCATCGGACCCCATGTCAAGATCGCTGCGGGCACCACGGTGGGCCCGCATGTGGTGATCGAAGGCCACACCACCATCGGGCGCGACAACCGCATCTTCCAGTTCGCCTCGCTTGGCGCAATTCCGCAGGACAAGAAGTACGCGGGTGAGCCCTGTGAGCTGGTCATTGGTGACCGCAATACCATCCGCGAGTTTTGCACTTTCAACATCGGCTCGCCCGGTGATCTGGGTGTGACCCGCGTCGGCGACGACAACTGGCTGATGGCTTATGTGCACCTGGCCCACGACTGTCAGGTGGGCAACAACACGATTTTTGCCAACAACACCCAGTTGGCTGGCCATGTGCATGTCGGTGACTGGGCTATTTTTGGTGGTTTCACCGTGGTGCACCAGTTTGTGCGCATCGGTGCCCACAGCATGACCGCGATGTGCACTCTGCTGTTTGCTGACCTACCACCGTTTGTGATGTGCCAGGGCCAACCCGCTGCGGCGCGTTCGATGAACTTTGAAGGTCTGCGCCGCCGTGGTTTCTCGCCGGATCGCATCTCGGCCGTCAAAGCCATGCACAAGGCGCTGTACCGTGACGACCTGACCTTGCAGGTGGCCATGGAGCGTATCACCGGTTTAAGTGAAAACCACCCTGAGGCCTTGTCAGACGTGGAGATGATGCTGTCATTTTTGAAGCAATCGTCACCCCAGCGCGGCATTGTGCGCTAG
- the fabZ gene encoding 3-hydroxyacyl-ACP dehydratase FabZ — translation MDIHQILKQLPHRYPFLLVDRVLEIDKGKTIKALKNVTINEPFFEGHFPHRPVMPGVLMLEALAQAAALLAFDALDTSPTDDMVYYFAGIDGARFKQPVEPGDQLILSVELLRMKAGIFKFKARAEVDGNLAVEAELTCAMRKVS, via the coding sequence ATGGATATCCATCAAATTCTCAAGCAGTTGCCCCACCGATACCCGTTTTTGCTGGTGGACCGCGTGCTCGAGATCGACAAGGGCAAAACCATCAAGGCCCTGAAAAATGTCACCATCAACGAACCCTTTTTTGAAGGCCATTTCCCACACCGTCCGGTGATGCCAGGTGTGCTGATGCTTGAAGCTCTGGCGCAGGCCGCCGCTTTGCTGGCCTTTGATGCGCTGGACACCTCGCCCACCGACGACATGGTCTACTACTTCGCCGGCATCGACGGCGCACGTTTTAAACAGCCGGTGGAGCCGGGTGACCAGCTGATCCTGTCGGTGGAACTGCTGCGCATGAAAGCCGGTATTTTCAAATTCAAAGCCCGCGCGGAAGTGGATGGCAACCTGGCGGTTGAAGCCGAGTTGACCTGCGCCATGCGCAAAGTGAGCTGA
- a CDS encoding TrmH family RNA methyltransferase: MTSSNPPLLMSSRDNPLLKEVKRLAHGSTDYRKFGRFWAEGDHLVRAALLRGVRPQIGIFSESFWPLALDKYGQAAAKNIVIPDALYDSLSALESPARMGFVFDLPTAALVQTQVASVVLDRVQDAGNVGAILRSASAFGFKQIIALKGTAALWSPKVLRAGMGAHWGLHLLESAELTALDQLNLPLLVTSSHRGDFLHQLLQQRALPMPCVWAMGHEGQGICAELEARANQHVRIAQPGGEESLNVATAAAICLHASATAQLG, translated from the coding sequence ATGACTTCTTCGAATCCCCCTTTGCTGATGAGCTCACGCGACAACCCTTTGCTCAAGGAAGTCAAGCGCCTGGCGCACGGCAGCACCGATTACCGCAAGTTCGGTCGTTTCTGGGCCGAAGGGGACCACCTGGTGCGTGCCGCGCTGCTGCGGGGTGTGCGTCCGCAAATCGGCATCTTTTCAGAGTCTTTTTGGCCCTTAGCCCTTGATAAATATGGGCAGGCTGCTGCAAAAAACATAGTTATCCCAGATGCCTTGTATGACAGCCTGAGCGCGCTGGAGTCGCCCGCACGCATGGGCTTTGTGTTTGATCTGCCGACCGCTGCGTTGGTTCAGACCCAAGTGGCCTCGGTGGTTCTGGACCGGGTGCAGGATGCGGGCAACGTGGGCGCGATTCTGCGCAGTGCCTCGGCCTTTGGTTTCAAGCAGATCATCGCGCTCAAAGGTACGGCCGCGCTATGGAGTCCCAAGGTTTTGCGTGCTGGCATGGGCGCCCATTGGGGTCTGCACCTGTTGGAAAGTGCCGAACTGACGGCGCTTGATCAGCTCAATCTGCCGCTGCTGGTGACCAGTTCTCACCGCGGTGATTTTTTGCACCAGTTGCTGCAACAACGCGCGTTGCCCATGCCCTGTGTCTGGGCGATGGGACATGAAGGACAGGGCATCTGCGCGGAACTCGAAGCACGTGCCAACCAGCATGTGCGCATTGCCCAGCCCGGTGGTGAAGAGTCGCTGAATGTGGCCACAGCAGCCGCGATTTGCCTGCACGCCAGCGCCACCGCGCAGCTCGGGTAA
- a CDS encoding OmpH family outer membrane protein, producing MNQYVRQLALVLVGGLCLASVQAEEVKIGFVSTDRVLKEAATAKAAQTKLEQEFSKREKELTDLGASIKSSADKFEREAPTLPEAQRVTRQKQLLEQDRDFQRKRREFQEDLNARKNEELQQVIARANKAIKDIAAAEKYDIIFQDAVYVNPKIDMTDKVIKALNAVTPAK from the coding sequence ATGAATCAATATGTACGTCAGCTGGCCTTGGTGCTGGTAGGTGGTTTGTGTTTGGCTTCGGTGCAGGCTGAGGAAGTCAAGATTGGTTTTGTCAGCACCGACCGGGTGCTCAAGGAGGCAGCCACAGCCAAAGCGGCCCAGACCAAGTTGGAGCAGGAATTTTCCAAGCGTGAAAAAGAGTTGACCGATCTGGGTGCCAGCATCAAGAGTTCTGCCGACAAGTTTGAGCGTGAGGCACCGACTTTGCCAGAGGCGCAGCGGGTCACCCGCCAGAAACAGCTGCTTGAGCAAGACCGGGACTTCCAGCGGAAACGCCGTGAGTTCCAGGAAGACCTGAACGCCCGCAAAAACGAGGAGCTGCAGCAGGTGATTGCACGCGCCAACAAGGCCATCAAGGACATCGCTGCCGCTGAAAAATACGACATCATTTTCCAGGACGCGGTCTACGTGAACCCCAAGATCGACATGACCGACAAGGTCATCAAGGCGCTCAACGCCGTCACGCCTGCCAAGTAA
- the carA gene encoding glutamine-hydrolyzing carbamoyl-phosphate synthase small subunit codes for MLLSLKGNTPPAILALADGTVYVGHAIGATGATVGEVVFNTSMTGYQEILTDPSYCQQIVTLTYPHIGNYGVNRQDVEANKVHAAGLIIKDLPLLASNFRSTQTLSEYLVAEGTVAIANIDTRQLTRQLRTQGAQNGCILALAAGETVTPAVIEKAVALAKSAPSMAGADLAKVVSSTTSYDWNETEWQLFNPALGNTPGYGTLTEPRFHVVAYDFGVKKNILRMLAQRGCKVTVVPAQTSAADVLKHQPDGIFLSNGPGDPEPCDYAITAAAELIESGIPTFGICLGHQIMALASGAKTFKMKFGHHGANHPVKDLDSGRVSITSQNHGFAVDEKTLPANLRATHVSLFDGTLQGLARTDKPAFCFQGHPEASPGPHDIGYLFDRFIASMEAQA; via the coding sequence GTGCTTTTGTCTCTCAAGGGAAATACCCCACCCGCCATCCTGGCGCTCGCAGACGGCACGGTCTATGTCGGTCATGCCATTGGTGCCACTGGCGCCACCGTAGGCGAGGTGGTGTTCAACACCTCCATGACCGGTTACCAGGAAATCCTGACTGACCCGAGCTACTGCCAGCAAATCGTCACGCTGACCTACCCCCACATCGGCAACTATGGTGTCAACCGGCAGGACGTGGAGGCCAACAAGGTCCACGCAGCGGGCCTGATCATCAAGGACCTGCCGCTGCTGGCGTCCAACTTCCGTTCCACCCAGACACTCAGTGAATATCTGGTGGCTGAAGGCACGGTCGCCATTGCCAACATCGACACCCGCCAGCTCACGCGTCAACTGCGCACCCAGGGCGCGCAAAACGGCTGCATCCTCGCGCTGGCTGCCGGTGAAACGGTCACCCCGGCCGTGATTGAGAAAGCCGTGGCACTGGCCAAATCTGCACCCAGCATGGCCGGAGCCGACTTGGCCAAAGTGGTGTCGAGCACCACTTCTTACGATTGGAATGAAACCGAGTGGCAGCTGTTCAACCCGGCCCTGGGCAACACCCCGGGTTATGGCACGTTGACCGAGCCGCGTTTCCATGTGGTGGCTTATGACTTTGGTGTCAAGAAAAACATCCTGCGTATGCTGGCCCAGCGCGGCTGCAAAGTCACCGTGGTGCCCGCGCAGACCTCTGCGGCGGATGTGCTCAAACACCAGCCTGATGGCATCTTCCTGAGCAACGGCCCGGGTGACCCGGAACCCTGTGACTACGCGATCACCGCTGCCGCCGAGCTGATCGAATCTGGTATCCCCACTTTCGGCATCTGCCTGGGCCACCAGATCATGGCGCTGGCCAGTGGTGCCAAAACCTTCAAGATGAAGTTTGGCCACCACGGTGCCAACCATCCGGTGAAGGATCTGGACAGCGGCCGTGTCTCGATCACCAGCCAGAACCACGGTTTTGCTGTGGATGAGAAAACGCTGCCGGCCAACCTGCGTGCCACCCATGTGAGTCTGTTCGACGGCACTTTGCAAGGCCTGGCGCGCACCGACAAACCGGCGTTCTGTTTCCAGGGTCACCCGGAGGCCTCACCCGGCCCGCATGACATTGGTTACCTGTTTGACCGCTTCATCGCGTCAATGGAGGCGCAGGCGTGA
- the lpxD gene encoding UDP-3-O-(3-hydroxymyristoyl)glucosamine N-acyltransferase has protein sequence MALRAGTLVEALGGLLFGDVDRLIEGLAPLETAQPAQLSFLSHPKYQQQLAVSKAGCVIVGPQMQAQAQARGDCIVTDNPYLYFARATQLWKASLPRREAPLIHPSAVIDPEAIIHPSAQIGALCVVEAGASIGADTVLKSRVTISENCHIGERCLLHPGVVIGADGFGFAPDNGTWVKIEQLGNVRIGNDVEIGANTCIDRGALADTVIEDGVKLDNLVQIGHNVVVGQHTAMAGCAGVAGSAHIGAHCTVGGGAVVLGHLTLADGVHISAASVATRSIHKPGHYTGMFPIDDNAAWEKNAASVKQLASLRERIRALEAQVKVLAPNPSSNL, from the coding sequence GTGGCTTTGCGTGCGGGAACCCTCGTTGAGGCACTGGGTGGTCTGCTGTTCGGAGATGTTGATCGCTTGATCGAAGGCCTGGCGCCGCTGGAAACTGCGCAGCCAGCGCAGTTGAGTTTTCTCAGTCATCCCAAATACCAGCAACAACTCGCTGTCTCCAAGGCGGGGTGTGTCATTGTGGGTCCGCAGATGCAGGCCCAGGCGCAGGCACGGGGTGACTGCATCGTCACAGACAACCCGTATCTGTATTTCGCCCGTGCCACTCAGCTCTGGAAGGCCAGCCTGCCGCGGCGGGAAGCACCTTTGATCCACCCGTCTGCGGTGATCGACCCAGAGGCCATCATTCACCCCAGTGCACAGATTGGTGCCTTGTGTGTGGTGGAAGCCGGGGCCAGTATTGGTGCAGATACCGTCTTGAAGTCTCGAGTGACCATCAGCGAGAACTGTCACATTGGTGAACGCTGCCTGCTGCACCCTGGTGTAGTGATTGGTGCCGATGGTTTTGGTTTTGCACCTGACAACGGTACCTGGGTCAAGATTGAACAACTCGGCAACGTGCGTATTGGCAACGATGTTGAAATCGGTGCCAACACCTGCATTGACCGCGGAGCGCTGGCGGATACGGTGATTGAAGACGGCGTCAAGCTTGACAACCTGGTCCAGATTGGCCACAACGTGGTTGTTGGCCAGCACACCGCCATGGCGGGTTGTGCCGGTGTGGCGGGCAGTGCCCACATTGGTGCGCATTGCACCGTGGGTGGTGGCGCGGTGGTGCTCGGCCATCTGACACTGGCTGATGGGGTCCATATCTCGGCGGCGTCGGTGGCGACCCGCTCGATTCACAAGCCGGGTCATTACACTGGCATGTTCCCGATTGACGACAACGCCGCGTGGGAAAAAAACGCCGCGTCAGTCAAACAGCTGGCCAGCCTGCGCGAGCGCATCCGTGCGCTGGAAGCCCAGGTCAAGGTGCTGGCTCCCAACCCTTCTTCCAATTTGTAA
- the carB gene encoding carbamoyl-phosphate synthase large subunit — MAKRTDIQSILIIGAGPIIIGQACEFDYSGVQACKALREEGYKVILINSNPATIMTDPATADVTYIEPITWQTVEKIIAKERPDAILPTMGGQTALNCALDLWHNGVLDKYTGAATGKPVELIGATPEAIDKAEDRLKFKDAMTKIGLGSARSGIAHSMSEAWDVQRTVGFPTVIRPSFTLGGTGGGIAYNPEEFEVICKRGLEASPTNELLIEESLLGWKEYEMEVVRDKADNCIIVCSIENLDPMGVHTGDSITVAPAQTLTDKEYQILRNASLAVLREIGVDTGGSNVQFSINPKDGRMVVIEMNPRVSRSSALASKATGFPIAKVAAKLAVGYTLDELRNEITGGATPASFEPSIDYVVTKIPRFAFEKFPAADSRLTTQMKSVGEVMAMGRTFQESFQKALRGLEVGVDGMNEKTQDRELLEKELGEPGPDRIWYVGDAFAAGWSVDEVFDITKIDKWFLVQIEQIVQLELEIERLPQPAVGTALDSIDAATLRALKQKGFSDRRLAKQFKTTDTAVRARRHALGVRPVYKRVDTCAAEFATNTAYLYSTYEAEGSECEAQPTNKKKIMVLGGGPNRIGQGIEFDYCCVHAALAMREDGYETIMVNCNPETVSTDYDTSDRLYFEPLTLEDVLEIVDKEKPHGVIVQYGGQTPLKLALDLEANGVPIIGTSPDMIDAAEDRERFQKLLNELKLRQPPNATARTEAEALEKASELGYPLVVRPSYVLGGRAMEIVHEQRDLERYMREAVKVSHDSPVLLDRFLNDAIECDVDAVRDSVGRVFIGGVMEHIEQAGVHSGDSACSLPPYYLKQATVDELKRQTAAMAEGLNVVGLMNVQFAIQQKDGQDIIFVLEVNPRASRTVPFVSKATGIQLAKVAARCMVGQTLDAQGIGAEVHPPYFCVKEAVFPFVKFPGVDTILGPEMKSTGEVMGVGKTFGEAFVKSQMGAGSKLPRPFKADGSPSGKVFISVKGSDKPQAIEVARALTAMNFAVVATKGTAASINAAGVPCAVVNKVTEGRPHIVDMLKNDEIVLVINTVEERRNAIADSRQIRTSALLNRVTTFTTIAGAEAAVEGMRCMDSLDVISVQEMHAQLKG; from the coding sequence ATGGCAAAACGTACTGACATCCAAAGCATCCTGATCATTGGTGCGGGTCCGATCATCATCGGCCAGGCCTGCGAGTTTGACTACTCCGGCGTGCAGGCCTGCAAGGCGCTGCGCGAAGAGGGCTACAAGGTCATCCTGATCAACAGCAACCCGGCCACCATCATGACCGACCCGGCCACGGCGGACGTGACCTACATCGAGCCGATCACCTGGCAGACGGTCGAAAAAATCATCGCCAAAGAGCGACCGGACGCGATCCTGCCCACCATGGGTGGCCAGACCGCGCTGAACTGCGCTCTGGATCTGTGGCACAACGGCGTGCTCGATAAATACACCGGTGCCGCCACTGGCAAACCGGTCGAGCTGATTGGTGCCACACCGGAAGCCATCGACAAGGCCGAAGACCGCCTGAAGTTCAAGGACGCGATGACCAAGATTGGTCTGGGTTCGGCCCGCTCTGGCATCGCCCACAGTATGAGTGAGGCCTGGGATGTGCAGCGAACGGTCGGTTTCCCCACGGTGATTCGCCCCAGCTTCACACTCGGCGGCACGGGCGGCGGCATTGCCTACAACCCCGAAGAATTTGAAGTCATCTGCAAACGTGGCCTGGAAGCCTCGCCTACCAACGAACTGCTGATTGAAGAATCCCTGCTCGGCTGGAAAGAGTACGAGATGGAAGTGGTGCGCGACAAGGCGGACAACTGCATCATCGTCTGCTCGATCGAGAATTTGGACCCGATGGGCGTGCACACCGGTGACTCGATCACCGTGGCTCCGGCGCAGACGCTGACCGACAAGGAATACCAGATCCTGCGTAACGCGTCGCTCGCGGTGCTGCGCGAGATTGGTGTGGACACTGGCGGCTCCAACGTGCAGTTCTCGATCAACCCAAAAGACGGCCGCATGGTCGTCATCGAGATGAACCCGCGCGTGAGCCGTTCCTCCGCATTGGCCTCCAAAGCCACCGGTTTCCCGATTGCCAAGGTGGCGGCCAAGCTGGCGGTGGGCTACACACTCGACGAGTTGCGCAACGAGATCACTGGCGGCGCCACGCCAGCCTCGTTTGAGCCGTCGATCGACTACGTGGTCACCAAGATCCCGCGTTTTGCCTTTGAGAAATTCCCGGCCGCCGACAGCCGCCTGACGACGCAGATGAAGTCGGTCGGTGAGGTGATGGCCATGGGACGCACCTTCCAGGAATCGTTCCAGAAAGCCCTGCGCGGCCTCGAAGTCGGTGTGGATGGCATGAACGAGAAGACGCAAGACCGCGAATTGCTCGAAAAAGAGCTGGGCGAGCCCGGCCCGGACCGCATCTGGTACGTCGGTGACGCGTTTGCTGCGGGCTGGAGTGTGGACGAGGTGTTTGACATCACCAAGATTGACAAGTGGTTCCTAGTACAGATCGAGCAGATTGTCCAGCTGGAGCTGGAGATCGAGCGCCTGCCACAACCTGCCGTGGGTACTGCGCTGGACAGCATTGATGCGGCCACCTTGCGTGCCCTCAAACAAAAGGGATTCTCGGACCGTCGCCTGGCCAAGCAGTTCAAGACCACCGACACCGCTGTGCGCGCCCGCCGCCACGCCTTGGGTGTGCGCCCGGTCTACAAACGGGTCGACACCTGTGCTGCCGAATTTGCCACCAACACCGCGTATCTGTACTCCACTTACGAGGCTGAAGGCTCTGAATGTGAGGCGCAGCCCACCAACAAGAAGAAAATCATGGTGCTGGGTGGTGGCCCGAACCGCATTGGCCAAGGCATCGAGTTTGACTACTGCTGCGTGCATGCCGCATTGGCGATGCGTGAAGACGGCTACGAGACCATCATGGTCAACTGCAACCCCGAAACCGTGTCCACCGACTACGACACCTCGGACAGGTTGTACTTCGAGCCACTGACCCTCGAAGACGTGCTCGAAATTGTCGACAAGGAAAAGCCGCACGGCGTGATCGTGCAATATGGTGGTCAAACGCCTTTGAAACTGGCGCTGGACTTGGAGGCCAATGGCGTGCCGATCATCGGCACCAGCCCCGACATGATCGACGCGGCCGAAGACCGCGAACGTTTCCAGAAGTTACTCAACGAACTCAAATTGCGCCAGCCGCCCAACGCCACCGCCCGTACCGAGGCAGAGGCCCTGGAAAAAGCGTCCGAACTGGGTTACCCGCTGGTGGTGCGCCCAAGCTACGTGCTCGGTGGCCGCGCGATGGAAATCGTGCATGAGCAGCGTGACCTGGAGCGTTACATGCGCGAAGCGGTCAAAGTGTCACATGACTCGCCGGTGTTGCTGGATCGTTTCCTGAACGACGCGATCGAGTGTGATGTGGACGCGGTACGCGACTCGGTTGGCCGGGTCTTCATCGGTGGGGTGATGGAACACATCGAACAAGCCGGTGTGCACAGTGGTGACTCGGCCTGCTCGTTGCCACCGTATTACCTCAAACAAGCCACTGTCGATGAACTCAAGCGCCAGACCGCAGCCATGGCCGAAGGCCTGAATGTGGTGGGCCTGATGAACGTGCAGTTTGCCATCCAGCAAAAGGATGGCCAGGACATCATCTTTGTGCTCGAAGTGAACCCACGTGCCTCGCGCACCGTGCCCTTTGTCTCCAAGGCCACCGGCATCCAGTTGGCCAAGGTCGCTGCACGTTGTATGGTCGGCCAGACGCTCGATGCCCAAGGCATTGGCGCCGAGGTGCATCCTCCCTATTTCTGTGTCAAGGAAGCGGTCTTCCCGTTTGTCAAGTTTCCGGGTGTGGACACGATTCTTGGCCCGGAGATGAAATCCACCGGTGAGGTGATGGGTGTAGGCAAAACCTTTGGTGAAGCCTTTGTCAAGTCACAGATGGGGGCAGGCTCCAAGCTGCCGCGTCCTTTCAAGGCCGATGGTTCACCGAGTGGCAAAGTGTTTATCTCGGTCAAGGGCAGTGACAAACCGCAGGCGATCGAGGTGGCACGGGCGCTCACTGCTATGAATTTTGCTGTGGTGGCCACCAAAGGCACGGCAGCATCGATCAACGCCGCCGGTGTGCCCTGTGCGGTGGTCAACAAGGTCACCGAAGGCCGCCCACACATTGTGGACATGCTCAAAAACGACGAAATTGTGCTGGTGATCAACACCGTGGAAGAGCGTCGCAACGCGATTGCCGACTCGCGCCAGATCCGCACCTCCGCGCTGCTCAACCGCGTGACCACCTTCACCACGATTGCCGGGGCCGAGGCGGCGGTGGAGGGCATGCGTTGTATGGACTCGCTGGATGTGATTTCGGTGCAGGAGATGCACGCGCAATTGAAGGGTTAA